From Pantoea vagans:
TTGCATCTTGTTACCTCAAAAAATCACGTGCTCGGTCAACTTCAGACACCACACATCGTGAAATGCGCCGTATCCAACAACCGGGACGGCTTCCGTGAAGAGAACCTGATCCCTGTTACCAGAAGCGTCCCGAAGACATTCCGGAAAAATAGACGCAGCATTATAGCGGCATCGCTGGAATGAGTCGAGGACGCTAACTCACCACTTTTCAGCAGGTTTGCTGCTTTTTTGAGCCAGAGATCGCGTTTTTCGCTAAATCACAGAAAAAACGGCCAGCAGGCCGTTTCAGAGAAGGGAGATCAGGCGAGACTTCCGGCACCACGACAGTTAGGCGAAGCCAGTACGGTATCCTGCAACCCTTCCCACTCTTTCAGGGTGTAAGTATGCAGGGCTAAGGCATGGACACTACCCGCTAATTCAGCCGCCAGTTCACTATAAATCAGACGATGACGCGCCAGGAAGCGCTGGCCTGCAAAGCAGTCGCTGACAATAACCACTTTGAAGTGACTTTCCGATCCGGCAGGCACGTTGTGCCGGTAACTTTCGTCATGCACTTCCAGATGAGCTGGCTGAAACGCCACACGCAGCTTTTCTTCTATTTGTTCGCGGATCATGGCTATTACTCCTCAATGGCGAGCGCGGTGCCCCATCTCATTCAATCTTAGTCGCTTTTAGTGCGCTTACCCGTCGGCGGACGCTAAATATTGCATTTTATGTCAGCCCGCTCCCGGCAGGCATCATAACGCAGTCGAAACCATCAGCAAACCAGCCTGTCAGAGAAGAGGCTTAAAACGGTTTCAGAGACAATTTCACCCGTAACAGGGCTTTTTTCACTGCCGGGCAATGCTATGATGGCCGCAGTTTTTGCAAACCAACCCCCTGACACCAACGAGAAAAAGTATGTTGAAAAAACTGTTATTCCCACTGTTGGCTGCGTTCATTTTAGCCGGCTGTGCAACCAGCAATAATACCCTCACTATCCAGCCTAAAATTCAGCTGCCGCAGCAGGATCCGGGCCTGATGGGCGTGACTGTGAGCATCAATGGTGCCGACCAGCGTAAAGATCAGGCGCTGGCAAAAGTTAACCGTGATGGTCAGTTAGTGACCCTGACGCCATCGCGCGATCTCCGTTTCCTGCTGCAGGAAGTGCTGGAGAAGCAGATGACCGCACGTGGTTATATGATTGGTCCTGATGGCGCGGTCGATC
This genomic window contains:
- the bolA gene encoding transcriptional regulator BolA, yielding MIREQIEEKLRVAFQPAHLEVHDESYRHNVPAGSESHFKVVIVSDCFAGQRFLARHRLIYSELAAELAGSVHALALHTYTLKEWEGLQDTVLASPNCRGAGSLA
- a CDS encoding lipoprotein; amino-acid sequence: MLKKLLFPLLAAFILAGCATSNNTLTIQPKIQLPQQDPGLMGVTVSINGADQRKDQALAKVNRDGQLVTLTPSRDLRFLLQEVLEKQMTARGYMIGPDGAVDLQIVVNNLYADVTQGNVRYSITTKADISIIATAKNGNKQVKNYRQTYSVEGAFNANNQKITNAVNATMSDVIADMAQDTSVNDFIKQNAR